From a single Brassica napus cultivar Da-Ae chromosome C9, Da-Ae, whole genome shotgun sequence genomic region:
- the LOC106369979 gene encoding histone H3-like centromeric protein CSE4, translating to MARTKQTARKSTGGKAPRKQLATKAARKSAPATGGVKKPHRFRPGTVALREIRKYQKSTELLIRKLPFQRLVREIAQDFKTDLRFQSSAVAALQEAAEAYLVGLFEDTNLCAIHAKRVTIMPKDIQLARRIRGERATVRSDFFDIDMARTKQTARKSTGGKAPRKQLATKAARKSAPATGGVKKPHRFRPGTVALREIRKYQKSTELLIRKLPFQRLVREIAQDFKTDLRFQSSAVAALQEAAEAYLVGLFEDTNLCAIHAKRVTIMPKDIQLARRIRGERA from the exons ATGGCTCGTACCAAGCAAACCGCGAGAAAATCCACCGGAGGAAAGGCTCCGAGGAAGCAGCTGGCGACGAAAGCGGCGAGGAAATCGGCTCCGGCCACCGGAGGAGTGAAGAAGCCGCACAGATTCCGTCCCGGAACGGTGGCGTTGAGGGAGATCAGGAAGTACCAGAAGAGCACCGAGCTTCTGATCCGCAAGCTTCCTTTCCAGCGCCTTGTCCGTGAGATCGCTCAGGATTTCAAGACGGATCTGAGGTTCCAGAGCAGCGCCGTCGCGGCTCTTCAGGAAGCGGCGGAGGCTTACCTTGTCGGGCTGTTCGAGGACACGAATCTGTGTGCGATTCACGCCAAGAGGGTCACCATCATGCCTAAGGACATCCAGCTTGCAAGAAGAATCAGGGGTGAGAGGGCT ACTGTTCGTAGTGATTTTTTTGATATCGATATGGCTCGTACCAAGCAAACCGCTAGGAAATCCACCGGAGGCAAAGCACCAAGGAAGCAGCTCGCGACGAAAGCCGCAAGAAAATCCGCTCCGGCCACCGGCGGAGTGAAGAAGCCGCACAGATTCCGTCCCGGAACGGTGGCGTTGAGGGAGATCAGGAAGTACCAGAAGAGCACGGAGCTTCTGATCCGCAAGCTCCCCTTCCAGCGTCTTGTCCGTGAGATCGCTCAGGATTTCAAAACCGATCTGAGGTTCCAGAGCAGCGCCGTCGCAGCTCTTCAAGAAGCAGCCGAAGCTTACCTTGTTGGTTTGTTCGAAGACACGAATCTCTGCGCGATTCACGCGAAGAGAGTAACAATCATGCCAAAGGACATCCAGCTGGCAAGAAGAATCAGAGGCGAAAGAGCTTGA
- the LOC106404494 gene encoding E3 ubiquitin-protein ligase RING1-like: protein MASHNRKMLYPFQPGQNCTFGLYFPFIPTYPPPPPPPQRDLSVIVSTSICIIGSLLLFLFLIVFLYLYITKSSRRRSSPSAVAPVVSTRRREEENEEEEAGGGGERDHHHFWSIATLGLHRSDIDSITVVVFKKGEGIIDGTDCSVCLSEFEEGEGVRLLPKCSHAFHVSCIDTWLLSHKNCPLCRAPVFSPEVRDKETETSHQTESGTRDEESSGSRNGNVVLPRSQSDLASRCGEGRLETVRRSFSIGGSSLVKAEGGSRRHFYSSFSANFFSSSRRTTNQDSVLPS from the coding sequence ATGGCGTCCCATAACAGGAAGATGCTTTATCCATTTCAACCCGGACAAAATTGCACCTTCGGGCTCTACTTCCCTTTTATTCCGACATACCCACCACCACCTCCGCCGCCGCAGAGAGATCTCTCTGTTATAGTCTCCACCTCAATCTGCATAATAGGCTCACTCCTACTCTTCCTATTCCTCATCGTCTTCCTCTACCTCTACATCACGAAGTCATCAAGACGGAGGAGCTCACCTTCCGCAGTGGCTCCCGTCGTCAGCACCAGACGAAGAGAGGAagagaacgaagaagaagaagccggaggaggaggagaaagagATCATCATCACTTCTGGAGCATCGCAACGCTCGGTCTCCACCGCTCAGATATCGATTCTATAACAGTCGTCGTGTTCAAGAAGGGAGAAGGGATCATCGACGGCACGGACTGCTCCGTCTGCTTGAGCGAATTCGAAGAGGGCGAAGGGGTTAGGCTGTTGCCGAAGTGTAGCCACGCCTTCCACGTCAGCTGCATCGACACGTGGCTTCTCTCTCACAAGAACTGTCCTTTGTGCCGCGCCCCTGTTTTCTCCCCCGAGGTGCGTGATAAAGAAACAGAGACGAGTCATCAGACAGAGTCTGGAACAAGAGATGAAGAGAGTTCGGGATCGAGAAACGGTAATGTTGTTCTTCCGAGGTCACAAAGCGATTTGGCTAGCCGTTGCGGCGAAGGAAGGTTGGAGACTGTGAGAAGATCGTTTTCGATTGGAGGAAGCTCGTTAGTTAAAGCTGAAGGTGGAAGTAGAAGACACTTCTACAGCAGCTTCAGTGCTAATTTCTTCTCTTCATCAAGAAGAACAACGAACCAAGACTCGGTTCTCCCGAGCTGA
- the LOC106405686 gene encoding putative clathrin assembly protein At5g10410 — MAKLKSLIIGKVKDKASICKASLFYSFSSKSVRYIHLALLKSTTHTSHKPPDSNYISDVVSYSNGRHAPVAFAAVMWRLQVTKNAFVAIKSLIVFHILIKSSRYKFEGLDRGRNSLKLNDFSDKSSNLTIELSPWIIWYGRYLDSLSWILKVVGSFPNLTDSSKEKSKEKDCVSSYQTGYIMRQTDSLLTFLEHICTRPDTPLLFQNKIVDEIRELVIQDYFTVVILVMIRLQVLNERLTKPEPVGDSSLNDLRLVLMRLEECKESLRGFFWHYRRLAEDFWCLVETLKADMVHSDKEMVNLTGLVQTTVKDDEEMVELASSVQTEWVTFDDSEIAMRELSKRESEWETFDD, encoded by the exons ATGGCAAAACTCAAATCTCTCATAATCGGAAAAGTCAAAGACAAAGCTTCAATATGCAAAGCCAGTTTGTTCTATAGTTTCAGTTCGAAGTCGGTCAGATATATTCACTTAGCCCTTTTGAAGTCAACAACTCATACTTCTCATAAACCACCCGATAGCAACTACATCTCCGACGTCGTCTCTTACTCCAATGGTCGTCATGCCCCGGTAGCTTTTGCGGCGGTTATGTGGAGGTTACAAGTCACAAAGAATGCTTTTGTGGCCATCAAGTCTCTCATAGTCTTCCACATACTTATCAAATCATCGAGATACAAGTTTGAAGGACTTGATCGCGGTAGAAACAGTCTGAAACTGAATGATTTCTCAGACAAATCTTCTAATctcacaatagaattatcacCATGGATCATATG GTATGGACGATATTTGGATAGTCTCTCGTGGATTTTGAAGGTAGTAGGGTCTTTTCCAAATTTAACGGATAGCTCAAAAGAGAAAtctaaagagaaagattgtgtTTCGTCTTACCAAACCGGGTACATAATGAGACAGACCGACTCTCTTTTGACTTTCCTTGAGCATATATGTACTAGACCGGATACTCCACTTTTGTTCCAGAACAAGATCGTGGACGAGATCAGAGAGCTCGTGATTCAAGACTACTTTACGGTTGTAATATTGGTTATGATACGGCTTCAAGTGTTGAATGAAAGATTGACTAAACCGGAACCGGTTGGTGATTCCAGTTTGAACGATTTAAGGTTGGTTTTGATGAGACTTGAAGAATGCAAGGAGAGTTTGAGAGGATTTTTCTGGCATTATAGACGTTTGGCAGAAGATTTCTGGTGTTTGGTTGAAACATTGAAGGCCGATATGGTACATAGCGATAAGGAGATGGTTAACTTAACCGGTTTGGTTCAGACAACGGTTAAGGACGATGAGGAGATGGTTGAACTAGCAAGTTCGGTTCAGACCGAATGGGTAACATTCGACGACTCTGAGATAGCAATGAGGGAGTTGTCAAAACGGGAGTCCGAGTGGGAAACTTTTGATGACTAG